In a genomic window of Phragmites australis chromosome 14, lpPhrAust1.1, whole genome shotgun sequence:
- the LOC133891233 gene encoding uncharacterized protein LOC133891233 yields the protein MVFCFLVDQRRTVRSSKPAAGICSRCGGCASVADMETATRLCYLLTVHRRTWRAIICTFCGAMLKSYRHYRLH from the coding sequence ATGGTGTTCTGTTTCCTGGTGGACCAGCGGCGGACGGTGCGGAGCAGCAAGCCGGCGGCGGGGATCTGCTCGCGGTGCGGTGGGTGCGCGAGCGTGGCGGACATGGAGACGGCCACCAGGCTCTGCTACCTGCTCACTGTGCACCGGCGCACCTGGCGCGCCATCATCTGCACCTTCTGCGGCGCCATGCTCAAGTCCTACCGCCACTACAGGCTCCACTGA